One Mailhella massiliensis DNA segment encodes these proteins:
- a CDS encoding HsdM family class I SAM-dependent methyltransferase has translation MNKQQLAAKIWESANKMRSKIEANEYKDYILGFIFYKFLSDKEVRFLKKNDWTDEYLVELNEDDTESVQMVRQNIGYFISYDGLFSTWIAKGMDFAASDVTDAISAFNRNINPHHKKVFEGIFKTLETGLSKLGETSGARTKAIRDLIYLIKDIPMDGRQDYDVLGFIYEYLISNFAANAGKKAGEFYTPHEVSLLMSEIVAYHLKGRSAIKIYDPTSGSGSLLINIGKSTARYVGSEDHIQYYAQELKENTYNLTRMNLALSKPQTAPVRAFPYIERTGRGFQPAVRGLFFLSPKIHSKGRQLPAVRGFFKFSFALVIRETGFWQPTGQRIFPFTPYNTAF, from the coding sequence ATGAACAAACAGCAGCTTGCGGCCAAGATTTGGGAATCAGCGAATAAGATGCGTTCCAAAATTGAGGCTAATGAATATAAGGACTATATTCTTGGTTTTATATTTTATAAATTCCTTTCTGATAAAGAAGTGCGGTTTTTGAAAAAAAACGATTGGACGGATGAGTATCTTGTTGAGCTGAATGAGGATGATACTGAATCCGTGCAGATGGTTCGACAAAATATTGGCTACTTCATATCTTATGACGGCCTTTTTTCCACATGGATAGCCAAGGGTATGGATTTTGCCGCTTCGGACGTAACGGATGCCATTTCCGCTTTTAACCGGAACATCAATCCTCATCATAAAAAAGTATTTGAGGGTATTTTCAAAACGTTGGAAACCGGTCTGTCCAAACTGGGGGAAACTTCCGGCGCGCGAACCAAAGCCATCCGCGATCTGATTTATCTGATAAAAGACATTCCCATGGATGGCCGACAGGATTATGATGTTCTCGGCTTCATCTATGAATATCTGATCAGCAATTTTGCGGCCAATGCGGGCAAAAAAGCGGGGGAGTTCTACACGCCGCATGAAGTCTCGCTGCTCATGTCAGAAATTGTGGCGTATCATCTGAAGGGAAGAAGTGCGATAAAAATTTACGATCCGACAAGCGGTTCCGGCTCTCTGCTGATCAATATCGGAAAAAGCACGGCCCGCTATGTGGGGAGTGAAGATCACATTCAATACTATGCACAGGAGTTGAAAGAAAACACCTACAACCTGACACGCATGAATCTTGCTCTTAGTAAGCCGCAGACTGCCCCTGTCCGGGCTTTTCCGTACATAGAGCGAACGGGGCGGGGCTTTCAGCCCGCTGTGCGCGGTCTTTTTTTTCTTTCGCCAAAGATACATTCAAAAGGCCGCCAGCTACCCGCTGTCCGGGGATTTTTCAAATTTTCTTTTGCCTTAGTAATCCGGGAAACAGGATTTTGGCAACCTACGGGGCAGAGAATTTTTCCTTTCACTCCCTACAACACTGCGTTTTGA
- a CDS encoding helix-turn-helix domain-containing protein — protein sequence MSKLLPYETIVKAHEGDPDAIDTVLSHYAGYIRYFSKVHGQVNAEVEEYVKQQLISALFKFRFDR from the coding sequence ATGAGTAAACTTCTCCCCTATGAAACAATCGTCAAAGCCCATGAGGGCGACCCGGACGCAATCGACACCGTCCTTTCCCACTATGCCGGATATATCCGCTACTTTTCCAAAGTACACGGTCAGGTTAACGCCGAGGTTGAGGAATATGTGAAGCAGCAGCTAATCTCCGCACTATTCAAGTTTCGCTTTGACCGATAA
- a CDS encoding sigma-70 family RNA polymerase sigma factor encodes MTEDEAYKVHIQYTFNAFCKIVIRHAAIDIILKLRRRWEREVSLDYLMNEKFVQLAEPEQLEEYLFTACGQTAVLYHAELAAALALLPEQTQEEIFRYYFLRQPQRVIGVHIGRTRSTAGRHIQLALQRLRRLMEGKDHE; translated from the coding sequence ATGACCGAAGATGAAGCCTACAAAGTGCATATCCAGTACACATTCAATGCCTTTTGCAAGATTGTCATTCGTCACGCAGCCATAGATATAATCTTAAAGCTGCGCCGGAGGTGGGAACGGGAAGTTTCTCTTGACTATCTGATGAATGAGAAGTTTGTCCAGCTTGCCGAACCGGAGCAGCTTGAAGAATATCTTTTTACCGCCTGCGGCCAGACCGCCGTTCTGTACCATGCGGAACTTGCCGCCGCCCTTGCCCTCTTGCCGGAGCAGACACAGGAAGAGATTTTCCGTTACTATTTCCTGCGCCAGCCGCAGCGAGTGATCGGCGTACATATTGGCCGGACACGCAGCACAGCGGGGCGGCATATCCAGCTTGCCTTGCAGCGGCTACGGCGGCTCATGGAGGGAAAAGACCATGAGTAA
- a CDS encoding site-specific integrase, translating to MLSKVKATDLFCQYYAHWIRVYKDGAVRNVTMKKYLMTQSWITKLAPELRVCDVTRVAYQQLLNDYAVFHERQTTMDFHHQLKGAILDAVDEGLIAKDPTRKAIIKGKSPREKKIKYLNQFELHKLLSNLNLHRGICWDWLILLVAKTGIRFSEALAITPKDFDFAHQTLSISKTWDYKGKGGFLPTKNISSVRKIQIDWQTVIQFSELVKNMPPADPIFVVKEQMYNSTANAILARHCKNAGIPVISIHGLRHTHASLLLFAGVSIASVARRLGHSSMTTTQKTYLHIIHELENQDIDLVMRSISSLS from the coding sequence ATGTTGAGCAAGGTAAAAGCGACAGATCTTTTTTGCCAATATTATGCGCACTGGATAAGGGTATATAAAGATGGAGCTGTCAGAAATGTCACGATGAAAAAATATCTTATGACACAGTCATGGATAACAAAATTGGCTCCTGAGCTTCGTGTGTGTGATGTTACACGAGTAGCATACCAACAGCTTCTCAATGATTATGCAGTTTTTCATGAGCGCCAGACGACTATGGATTTTCATCATCAGTTAAAAGGAGCTATTCTTGATGCTGTTGATGAAGGATTAATCGCAAAAGATCCAACACGCAAGGCAATTATAAAAGGGAAAAGTCCTCGTGAAAAGAAAATAAAATACTTAAATCAATTTGAACTGCATAAACTTTTATCTAATTTGAATCTTCATAGGGGAATATGCTGGGACTGGCTGATTCTTCTTGTAGCAAAAACTGGAATACGTTTTTCAGAAGCGTTAGCTATCACACCCAAAGATTTTGATTTTGCGCATCAAACTTTATCCATCAGCAAAACATGGGACTACAAAGGAAAAGGAGGTTTTCTCCCAACAAAAAATATATCATCTGTACGAAAAATTCAGATTGACTGGCAGACAGTTATTCAATTTTCAGAACTTGTCAAAAATATGCCGCCAGCAGATCCCATCTTTGTTGTAAAAGAACAGATGTACAACTCAACAGCAAATGCAATACTGGCAAGGCATTGTAAAAATGCTGGAATTCCTGTAATTTCTATTCATGGGTTACGACATACTCATGCCTCATTATTATTGTTTGCTGGAGTATCAATTGCCAGCGTGGCACGCAGGCTTGGGCATTCCAGCATGACAACAACACAAAAAACTTATCTTCATATTATCCATGAACTTGAAAATCAAGATATTGATTTGGTGATGCGTTCCATATCAAGTCTTAGTTGA
- a CDS encoding restriction endonuclease subunit S, giving the protein MSFEKGIVKNLHYGDILIKFNEILDSCDKKIPFISREMNFEKIKNAILKNGDVVIADAAEDEAVGKCTEIFNISQNEQIISGLHTIPCRPNIDFAQGFLGYYMNSNSYHSQLVPLMQGIKVLSLSKSSLQDTLITFPRTKKEQARIGTFFRHLDRLITLHQCNCNMATRPYEWSSGLRAIAWEQREFKNLFKILPNNTLSRAELSFEKGIVKNLHYGDILIKFNEILDSCDKKIPFISREMNFEKIKNAILKNGDVVIADAAEDEAVGKCTEIFNISQNEQIISGLHTIPCRPNIDFAQGFLGYYMNSNSYHSQLVPLMQGIKVLSLSKSSLQDTLITFPRTKKEQARIGTFFRHLDRLITLHQRKHILLT; this is encoded by the coding sequence TTGAGTTTTGAGAAGGGGATTGTCAAAAATCTTCACTATGGTGATATTTTAATAAAATTTAATGAAATATTAGATAGTTGTGATAAAAAAATACCCTTTATCAGTAGGGAGATGAACTTTGAAAAAATAAAAAATGCTATTTTGAAAAATGGAGATGTAGTAATTGCTGATGCCGCTGAAGATGAAGCTGTAGGTAAATGTACTGAAATTTTCAATATATCGCAAAACGAACAAATTATTAGTGGCTTACATACAATTCCATGTAGGCCAAATATTGATTTTGCACAAGGATTTCTCGGTTATTATATGAACTCAAATTCATACCATAGCCAGCTTGTCCCATTAATGCAAGGCATCAAAGTGTTATCTTTATCAAAATCATCTTTGCAAGATACACTAATTACCTTCCCTCGGACAAAGAAAGAACAAGCCCGCATCGGCACCTTCTTCCGTCACCTCGACCGCCTTATCACCCTTCATCAGTGTAATTGTAATATGGCTACAAGGCCATACGAATGGAGTTCTGGGCTTAGAGCAATCGCTTGGGAACAGCGTGAATTTAAGAATCTGTTTAAAATTTTACCCAATAATACTCTATCGAGAGCAGAGTTGAGTTTTGAGAAGGGGATTGTCAAAAATCTTCACTATGGTGATATTTTAATAAAATTTAATGAAATATTAGATAGTTGTGATAAAAAAATACCCTTTATCAGTAGGGAGATGAACTTTGAAAAAATAAAAAATGCTATTTTGAAAAATGGAGATGTAGTAATTGCTGATGCCGCTGAAGATGAAGCTGTAGGTAAATGTACTGAAATTTTCAATATATCGCAAAACGAACAAATTATTAGTGGCTTACATACAATTCCATGTAGGCCAAATATTGATTTTGCACAAGGATTTCTCGGTTATTATATGAACTCAAATTCATACCATAGCCAGCTTGTCCCATTAATGCAAGGCATCAAAGTGTTATCTTTATCAAAATCATCTTTGCAAGATACACTAATTACCTTCCCTCGGACAAAGAAAGAACAAGCCCGCATCGGCACCTTCTTCCGTCACCTCGACCGCCTTATCACCCTTCATCAGCGTAAGCATATTTTATTGACCTAG
- a CDS encoding TrmH family RNA methyltransferase — MKVVSILNKNNDYQRFEVLKHNRNKRYKYNQFIVEGVRSLNEAVKNNWKIISFIYDKNNLSGWAKHMIETVKTEVNYTLTAQLLKELSGKEETSELLAIIEMREDRLENVALSSNPFIVLFDRPSNKGNLGTMIRSCDALGVDMLIITGHAVDLYEPDVIVSAMGSFFNLPVIRIIHNEDLYKFVESLRIKYPGFKIIGTTAHHEKPIYHEDLKTPVMLMMGNETMGLNKAFKEYCDVLCTIPMAEDSYASSFNVSCAASIMMYEIVRQRMN; from the coding sequence ATGAAAGTTGTTTCTATATTAAATAAAAATAATGATTACCAGAGATTTGAAGTATTGAAGCATAATCGAAATAAAAGATATAAATATAATCAATTTATTGTTGAAGGCGTAAGAAGTTTAAATGAAGCGGTTAAAAATAACTGGAAGATTATTTCTTTTATTTATGACAAGAATAATCTGTCAGGCTGGGCAAAACATATGATAGAAACAGTAAAAACAGAAGTCAATTATACTCTTACGGCACAGTTGCTAAAGGAATTAAGTGGAAAAGAAGAAACTTCTGAATTATTGGCTATTATTGAAATGAGGGAAGACAGGTTAGAAAATGTTGCGTTATCTTCCAATCCATTTATTGTGTTATTTGACAGGCCCTCTAATAAAGGAAATTTAGGTACGATGATACGTTCATGTGATGCGTTGGGAGTAGATATGTTGATAATTACTGGACATGCGGTTGATTTGTATGAGCCTGATGTAATTGTTTCGGCGATGGGTTCTTTTTTCAATCTTCCGGTGATTCGAATCATTCACAATGAGGATTTATATAAATTCGTTGAAAGCCTTAGAATAAAATACCCTGGCTTTAAGATCATAGGCACAACAGCCCACCACGAAAAGCCTATCTATCATGAGGACTTGAAAACCCCGGTTATGTTAATGATGGGAAATGAAACCATGGGATTAAATAAGGCATTTAAGGAATATTGTGATGTTTTATGTACGATTCCTATGGCTGAAGATTCCTATGCCAGTTCTTTCAATGTCAGTTGTGCTGCATCTATAATGATGTATGAAATAGTAAGACAACGAATGAATTAG
- a CDS encoding helicase-related protein, producing MYRTFADVVTKNDLDEQAKQAGLRPLTPPVTDGKPYNDVAERSGEQAAYMEKIIHRMENLPPDPRRDNPLKITNDARKAGLDYRLIEPHADDFAGSKVNAAVERIYQIWSTTAADRGTQLVFCDLSTPKGGSTPTSAPANRNDLELETLLDVGGTLLPEQKDEESRGTTQAETDDSGEDTSVASDMDAVIALSSKFSVYDDIRSKLVARGIPPEEIAFIHEANTDIRKAKLFSDMNAGHVRILLGSTSKMGAGMNVQKRLVAAHHLDAPWRPSDLEQRNGRIIRQGNLFYERDPEHFSVGIYNYATKQTYDARMWQTIEYKAAAIEQFRKGDLLQRVIDDVQSEAANAAEMKAAASGNPLILMQVQLAADLRKLEALYSQHQRGQHRLRDRLKWLNGTDERLAKAESAYAANIRHRDSHTHIIKEKDKEKIRIELFAGDKMLTDRDGEKIKDILLGCVKEITRNAGARVLFGSYRGFAMHLERHAQSFGGKEGFRIVVTGTDGQEFKPDNLVYLFDDKLSLSGLFQRMDNFLAKGFDEAIEKFRETCRHEKAELETTREALGREFPQKEELTLARENHSAIIRELQRMQDDASYVSHWTPKTSDTGADTTPAEETRQETPDTPFSMADAAPKDHRVCTLTFGEQGNQTEYAVTHSPVGYLLNRSQVRETTRWPIHCLYDDNLWHSLVKGPPGVRFKQFESREDALNFARQDAALLGFADAMTHPEKDLSAASATESDSYRQAMEKAGFRPSSMDFYGKQEHELKVETGDGGTFELRIFQTKEGKVGLRVQYEKDHIINGARTVHASFDTLKETLDYVSSYKNMAETQNITATPVQETFSMRMR from the coding sequence ATGTACCGGACCTTTGCCGATGTCGTCACCAAAAACGATCTGGATGAACAGGCAAAGCAGGCAGGGCTGCGCCCCCTGACGCCTCCCGTCACTGATGGAAAGCCGTATAACGATGTGGCCGAACGCTCCGGGGAACAGGCGGCCTACATGGAAAAAATCATCCACCGCATGGAAAACCTTCCTCCCGACCCGCGTCGGGACAATCCGCTCAAAATCACCAACGACGCCCGCAAGGCCGGTCTGGACTATCGCCTGATAGAACCGCACGCGGATGATTTCGCAGGTTCCAAGGTCAACGCCGCCGTTGAACGCATCTATCAAATTTGGAGCACCACGGCGGCGGACAGAGGCACGCAGCTTGTCTTCTGCGATCTATCCACCCCCAAGGGCGGCAGCACTCCGACTTCCGCACCGGCCAACCGTAACGACCTGGAATTGGAAACGCTGCTGGACGTGGGCGGCACGCTTCTACCTGAACAGAAAGATGAGGAATCTCGCGGGACAACACAGGCGGAAACGGATGACAGCGGTGAAGACACCTCCGTAGCTTCCGACATGGATGCCGTCATTGCGCTGTCGTCAAAGTTTTCCGTCTATGACGACATACGAAGCAAACTTGTCGCGCGGGGGATTCCGCCGGAAGAAATCGCCTTCATCCATGAGGCCAACACCGACATCCGCAAGGCAAAACTCTTTTCCGACATGAATGCCGGCCATGTTCGTATCCTGCTCGGCTCCACCAGCAAGATGGGCGCTGGCATGAATGTCCAGAAACGTCTGGTGGCCGCACATCATCTTGATGCCCCCTGGCGGCCTTCCGACCTGGAACAGCGCAACGGGCGCATTATCCGCCAGGGCAACCTGTTCTATGAGCGCGACCCGGAACACTTCTCCGTGGGCATTTACAACTATGCCACCAAACAGACGTATGACGCCCGGATGTGGCAGACCATAGAGTACAAGGCGGCTGCCATCGAGCAGTTCCGCAAGGGCGATCTGCTCCAGCGCGTTATCGACGACGTGCAAAGCGAGGCCGCCAACGCCGCCGAAATGAAGGCCGCAGCTTCAGGCAATCCGCTGATTCTCATGCAGGTTCAGCTTGCCGCAGACCTTCGCAAGCTGGAAGCCCTGTATTCCCAGCATCAGCGGGGACAGCATCGTCTGCGCGACAGGCTGAAGTGGCTCAACGGAACCGATGAGCGTCTTGCCAAGGCGGAAAGCGCCTACGCCGCCAACATCCGGCACCGGGACAGCCACACCCATATCATCAAGGAAAAAGACAAGGAAAAAATCCGTATAGAACTCTTTGCGGGAGACAAGATGCTGACGGACAGAGACGGCGAAAAAATAAAGGATATTCTGCTCGGCTGCGTGAAGGAGATCACGCGCAATGCCGGAGCCAGGGTACTGTTCGGCTCCTATCGGGGCTTCGCCATGCACCTTGAACGCCATGCCCAGTCCTTCGGCGGCAAGGAGGGGTTCAGAATCGTTGTGACAGGTACGGATGGACAGGAGTTCAAGCCGGACAATCTCGTCTATCTCTTTGACGACAAACTCAGTCTTTCCGGTCTGTTCCAGCGCATGGACAACTTCCTGGCCAAAGGTTTCGATGAAGCCATAGAAAAATTCCGGGAAACCTGCCGTCATGAAAAGGCGGAACTGGAAACAACCAGAGAAGCGCTCGGCAGGGAGTTTCCCCAGAAGGAGGAACTGACCCTGGCGCGAGAAAATCATAGTGCCATCATCCGAGAGTTGCAGCGTATGCAGGATGACGCGAGCTATGTTTCCCACTGGACACCAAAGACTTCCGACACCGGGGCCGACACGACTCCGGCAGAAGAGACCAGGCAGGAAACTCCCGACACCCCCTTCTCCATGGCAGACGCGGCCCCGAAAGACCACCGTGTCTGTACGCTTACCTTTGGTGAGCAGGGGAACCAGACGGAATACGCCGTTACGCACAGTCCGGTCGGGTATCTTCTGAACCGTTCCCAGGTGCGTGAAACTACGAGGTGGCCCATCCATTGCCTGTACGACGACAATCTCTGGCACTCCCTTGTGAAAGGCCCGCCCGGTGTCCGCTTCAAGCAGTTTGAGAGCAGAGAAGACGCCCTGAATTTCGCCCGTCAGGATGCCGCCCTGCTCGGTTTTGCCGATGCCATGACGCATCCTGAAAAGGATCTCTCCGCAGCTTCGGCAACGGAGAGTGACTCCTATCGTCAAGCCATGGAAAAAGCCGGATTCCGGCCTTCCAGCATGGATTTTTATGGCAAACAGGAACACGAGTTGAAGGTTGAAACGGGTGACGGCGGAACATTTGAACTGAGAATATTCCAGACGAAAGAGGGGAAAGTCGGCCTGCGTGTTCAGTATGAAAAAGACCATATCATCAACGGTGCGCGAACCGTCCACGCATCTTTTGATACGCTCAAGGAAACTCTGGACTATGTCAGTTCCTATAAGAATATGGCGGAGACGCAAAACATCACCGCCACTCCTGTGCAGGAGACTTTCTCCATGCGAATGAGATAA
- the tet gene encoding TetM/TetW/TetO/TetS family tetracycline resistance ribosomal protection protein, whose translation MKIINIGILAHVDAGKTTLTESLLYTSGAVPELGSVDKGTTRTDTMLLERQRGITIQTAVTSFGWKNYKINIVDTPGHMDFLAEVYRSLAVLDGAILVVSAKDGVQAQTRVLFHALQKMKIPTIIFVNKIDQEGIDLQSVYQNIREKLSDDVMVMQDVSLTPEVSLTDIEDIEKWDSIIAGNDELLEKYIAGEPLKIQDLQREKCRRMQNGSLFPIYHGSAKNNIGTEKLIEVIAETFTSGADNDQSELCGSVFKIEYTDQKKRLVYLRLYSGTLHLRDTILLPQNQKLKITEMRIPSNGEIIPADTACCGEIVILTNDTLKLNDTLGNVELLPRKAWEKNPIPLLRTTVEPQNQEQRDLLLNALTEIADTDPLLHYYVDTITHEIIISFLGKVQLEVVCSLLVERYHVNINVKEPTVIYLERPLKTASYTIHIEVPPNPFWASIGLTVTPLPAGSGTRFKSKVSLGYLNQSFQNAVMEGVRYGMEQGLYGWEVTDCEICFDYGVYYSPVSTPADFRSLAPIVLEQALKRAGTQLLEPYLSFTLFAPQEYISRAYNDAPKYCAVIESTLLKNDEVIFTGEIPARCIGEYRNDLNFYTNGRSVCLTELKGYQEISGEPVLQPRRPNSRLDKVRHMFQKIT comes from the coding sequence ATGAAAATAATCAATATCGGCATTCTTGCTCATGTAGACGCAGGAAAAACGACTTTGACAGAAAGCCTGCTCTATACCAGCGGAGCCGTTCCGGAATTAGGGAGTGTAGATAAGGGAACAACGCGGACAGACACCATGCTGTTGGAACGCCAGCGTGGGATTACCATTCAAACGGCCGTCACTTCTTTCGGCTGGAAGAATTATAAGATCAATATTGTCGATACCCCCGGCCATATGGACTTTTTGGCGGAAGTATATCGCTCACTTGCTGTTCTTGACGGAGCAATTTTAGTAGTTTCCGCAAAGGACGGCGTGCAGGCACAAACACGGGTACTGTTCCATGCGCTCCAGAAAATGAAAATCCCAACGATTATTTTTGTAAATAAGATAGACCAGGAGGGCATTGACTTACAGAGCGTTTATCAAAATATCAGAGAAAAACTTTCTGATGATGTCATGGTTATGCAAGATGTTTCGCTCACTCCGGAAGTGTCTCTGACAGACATTGAGGATATAGAAAAATGGGATTCTATTATTGCTGGAAATGATGAACTTTTGGAAAAATATATTGCGGGGGAACCTTTGAAAATACAAGATTTACAGAGGGAGAAATGCAGAAGAATGCAAAACGGTTCCCTGTTTCCTATTTATCATGGGAGTGCAAAGAACAATATCGGAACTGAAAAGCTGATTGAAGTGATTGCAGAAACATTTACTTCTGGTGCGGACAACGATCAATCCGAGCTATGCGGAAGCGTTTTTAAAATCGAGTACACAGACCAGAAAAAGCGGCTCGTTTATTTGCGGTTATACAGCGGGACACTTCATTTACGGGATACGATTCTCCTGCCCCAAAATCAAAAACTAAAAATCACAGAAATGAGGATTCCGTCAAACGGAGAGATTATACCGGCGGACACAGCCTGTTGCGGAGAAATTGTTATTTTGACCAATGACACTCTGAAGCTGAATGATACTCTCGGAAATGTAGAACTTTTGCCGCGCAAGGCATGGGAAAAAAATCCGATTCCTTTGCTTCGGACGACGGTGGAGCCGCAAAATCAGGAACAAAGAGACCTCCTGCTGAATGCCCTGACGGAAATTGCAGATACAGATCCGCTGTTGCATTACTATGTGGATACGATAACGCATGAAATCATCATTTCTTTTTTAGGAAAAGTCCAGTTAGAGGTTGTATGCTCTCTGTTAGTAGAGCGATACCATGTGAACATAAATGTGAAAGAACCTACGGTCATTTATCTGGAAAGGCCATTAAAAACAGCCAGTTACACGATTCATATTGAAGTGCCGCCGAATCCGTTTTGGGCATCCATTGGCTTAACTGTAACGCCACTTCCTGCCGGAAGTGGAACCCGGTTTAAAAGCAAAGTATCTCTCGGCTATTTAAACCAAAGTTTTCAAAATGCCGTTATGGAAGGGGTGCGTTATGGAATGGAGCAAGGCTTATACGGTTGGGAAGTGACAGATTGTGAAATTTGTTTTGACTATGGAGTTTATTACAGTCCAGTTAGTACCCCCGCAGATTTTCGTTCCCTTGCTCCTATCGTGTTAGAACAGGCATTGAAAAGAGCAGGAACACAATTATTGGAACCATACCTTTCCTTTACCCTTTTTGCACCGCAGGAATATATTTCACGGGCTTATAATGACGCACCGAAGTATTGTGCAGTGATTGAATCAACCTTGCTTAAAAATGATGAAGTTATTTTTACGGGAGAAATCCCCGCCCGCTGCATCGGCGAATATAGGAATGATTTAAATTTTTATACAAATGGGAGAAGCGTCTGCCTTACCGAATTAAAAGGGTACCAAGAAATTTCCGGGGAGCCTGTATTGCAGCCACGCCGTCCTAACAGCCGTTTAGATAAGGTTCGGCATATGTTTCAGAAAATAACGTAA
- a CDS encoding type I restriction endonuclease subunit R, EcoR124 family codes for MTHEHIDRETNRPCSVKVIIDEYTYNTLVKRYQELHSDTGAGNNEDDAPYDLDGYITTIDTDKIDSDYMNSRFVKYIKTSRQENISEEEKQQARNELHKTFANLSQEEQKVANILLHEMQREDFVYEEGKTFREYISDYLFRKHDARIHILASVFGLDEKMLHSMMNLHLTTQNINEFGRYDALKNTIDKQKAKLYFESLEGKRLIPPKVSVKADNLLREFIISGGFDIQKPETYD; via the coding sequence ATGACACATGAGCATATAGATAGGGAAACAAACAGACCATGCAGTGTAAAAGTTATAATTGATGAATATACATATAATACTCTTGTAAAGCGGTATCAGGAGTTACATTCTGATACAGGCGCTGGTAATAATGAAGACGATGCCCCGTATGATCTTGATGGATATATTACAACGATTGATACGGATAAAATTGACTCAGATTATATGAACAGTCGTTTTGTAAAGTATATCAAAACATCGCGCCAAGAAAATATAAGTGAAGAAGAAAAACAGCAAGCCCGGAATGAGCTGCATAAAACATTTGCAAATCTTTCTCAGGAAGAGCAGAAGGTAGCAAATATTTTGCTTCACGAGATGCAGCGAGAAGATTTTGTGTATGAAGAGGGCAAGACCTTTCGAGAGTATATTTCAGATTATCTGTTCAGAAAGCATGATGCACGCATTCACATCCTCGCCTCCGTTTTTGGCCTTGATGAAAAAATGCTGCACAGTATGATGAACTTGCATCTGACTACACAAAATATCAATGAATTCGGTCGATATGACGCATTGAAAAACACCATAGACAAACAAAAAGCCAAATTATATTTTGAATCACTGGAAGGAAAGAGACTTATCCCTCCCAAAGTGTCGGTAAAAGCTGATAATCTTCTTCGAGAGTTTATCATCAGCGGAGGTTTTGATATTCAAAAGCCGGAAACTTACGATTAA
- a CDS encoding AraC family transcriptional regulator, with amino-acid sequence MLKKLNDAMDYIEAHLEDEFLLEKISEHINVSDYHFRKIFFALTNMTLNEYVKNRRLSEANKELLQGAQVTDVAYQYGYQSVDGFTRAFKKWSGILPSQVAKLKQCKSCQKLQFVVTMKGGTLMEYKIVEKPAFTFAGVSKRVPLQYEGVNNAILELAQSITQEQKEEMHRLQNIEPYETVNVSYESDTNFLEEAGELTHLIGVLTTKNDISSNLDTFPVKAHTWAVFPNEGIFPFTLQDTMARIYSEWFMTADYELAEPFSFSFTKMDDKKPNYAYSEIWIPVTKKE; translated from the coding sequence GTGTTAAAGAAATTGAATGACGCGATGGACTATATTGAAGCGCACCTGGAGGACGAGTTTTTACTTGAGAAGATTTCTGAGCATATAAATGTTTCAGATTATCATTTTAGAAAAATATTTTTTGCGCTTACCAATATGACGCTGAATGAGTATGTAAAAAACAGACGACTTTCAGAAGCTAACAAAGAATTGTTGCAGGGGGCGCAGGTAACAGATGTCGCTTATCAATATGGGTATCAATCCGTAGACGGATTTACACGTGCCTTTAAAAAATGGAGCGGTATCTTACCGTCACAAGTCGCAAAGTTGAAACAATGTAAATCATGCCAAAAGTTACAATTTGTTGTAACTATGAAGGGAGGAACTTTAATGGAATATAAAATTGTTGAAAAACCTGCTTTTACGTTTGCAGGTGTAAGTAAACGAGTGCCGTTACAATATGAGGGAGTAAACAACGCTATTTTGGAACTGGCACAAAGCATAACACAGGAACAGAAAGAAGAAATGCACCGGTTGCAAAACATTGAGCCATATGAAACTGTAAATGTTTCCTATGAATCAGATACGAACTTTCTTGAAGAAGCTGGTGAATTAACGCATTTAATTGGAGTTTTAACAACTAAAAATGACATTAGCAGTAATCTGGACACATTTCCTGTTAAAGCTCATACGTGGGCAGTTTTTCCAAATGAAGGAATCTTCCCGTTTACTTTGCAGGATACAATGGCAAGAATCTACTCCGAATGGTTTATGACGGCAGATTATGAACTGGCAGAGCCGTTTTCTTTCTCTTTTACAAAAATGGACGACAAAAAGCCCAACTACGCATACAGTGAAATTTGGATTCCAGTAACAAAAAAAGAATAA